The Ramlibacter pinisoli genome segment CGGCCTCGACGACATCGGCCTGACGCTGCGCCAGTCCGACAAGATCAAGGCCTACGAGGCCAACCGGCTGGCCACCAAGCCCTGGCTGGCCCACACCCTGCCGGGCTGACCACCGTGGGCGCCACCGGCCTGCTGCGCGGGCTGCTCGCGGCCGGCCTGCTGGTGGCGCAACTGGCCGCCGCGCAGGACCTGCGGCCCGGGCTGGCCAGCCTGCGCTTCGCCGGCCTGGCGGAGGCGAAGGCCGCGCTGGCCGCCGACGACGACTGGATGGCCGCGACCGGCGACGTCCAGCGCGCCGCCACGGTGCGCGGCCAGGCGCCGGTGACGCTCGAGCAGTTCAAGGCGGCGCTGGCCGGCGCGGCGCGCGAGTGCGGCCCCGAGCAGCGCCGGCGCTGGAGCCTGGCGCTGGCGGACGTCGCCGACAGCCTGCGCCAGCTGCCGCTGCGCCTGCCCGACCCGGTGACCATCGTCTGCACCGACGGCTCCGATTCCGCCGGCGCGCCCTACACCCGCGGCGACACCGTGTTCCTGCCGCAGGTGCTGCCGCCAATGCGGGTGAGCGACGCCGAACTGCTGGCGCACGAGCTGGTGCACATCGCCGACCGCCGCCAGCCCGAGCGCGCCACCCGCCTGTACCGGCTGCTGGGCTTCGAGCCCGTCGGCCCGCTGGCCTGGCCGGCCGAGTGGGAGCCGCTGCGCATCGCCAACCCCGACGCGCCGCACCACCGCCACGTGGTGTGGATCGACGACGGCGGCCAGCGGCTGGCGGTGATGCCGCTGCTCGTGGCCGGCCGCGACCAGCTGGGCCCCGACGAGACCTTCTTGAGCGTGCTCGAGGTGCGGCTGCTGGCCGTCGAGCCCGGCCGGGACGGCGCGCCGAGCCGGCCGTTGCGCCAGGCCGGCCGTCTGGTCTGGTTCCCGGCCCAGGCGAGCGCCTCCTACCTCGACCAGCTCGGCGGCAACACCAGCTACGTGTTCCATCCCGAAGAAACGCTGGCCGACAATGTCGCGTTCCTTGCCAGCGGCCGCGCGGTTCCCAACCGCGCCCTGCTGGAACGCATCCGGGCCGTGCTCGCCGACGGCGGGCCGGCCGATTCCCTTCCCCACCTAGCGAGATGACGATGAAGATTGCAGTGCTGCCGGGCGACGGCATCGGGACCGAGATCGTGGCCGAGGCCGTGAAGGTCCTGAAGGTTCTCGACCTCCCCCTCGACATGGAAACGGCCCTGGTCGGCGGCGCCGCCTACGAGGCCAAGGGCCACCCCCTGCCCGAGGACACGTTGAAGCTGGCCAAGGCCGCCGACGCCATCCTGTTCGGCGCCGTCGGCGACTGGAAGTTCGACAAGCTGGAGCGCCAGTTCCGGCCCGAGCAGGCCATCCTGGGCCTGCGCAAGCACCTGGGACTGTTCGCCAACTTCCGGCCGGCGATCTGCTACGAGCAGCTCACGCACGCCTCGAGCCTGAAGCCCGAGCTGGTGGCGGGCCTGGACATCCTGATCCTGCGCGAGCTCACCGGCGACATCTACTTCGGCCAGCCGCGCGGCCGGCGCACCGCCACCGACGGGCACTTCCCCGGTGCCGAGGAAGCCTTCGACACCATGCGCTACAGCCGCCCGGAGATCGAGCGCATCGCGCACGTCGCCTTCCAGGCCGCCCGCAAGCGCAACAAGCACGTGACCAGCGTGGACAAGGCCAACGTGCTCGAGACCTTCCAGCTGTGGAAGGACGTCGTGACCGAAGTGGGCAAGGAGTACCCGGACGTCACGCTGGACCACATGTACGTGGACAACGCGGCGATGCAGCTGGTCAAGCAGCCGAAGTTCTTCGACGTGGTGGTCACCGGCAACATGTTCGGCGACATCCTGTCCGACGAGGCGGCCATGCTCACCGGCTCGATCGGCATGCTGCCCTCGGCCAGCCTGAACGCGGGCAACCAGGGCCTGTACGAGCCCAGCCACGGCAGTGCGCCGGACATCGCCGGCAAGGGCGTGGCGAATCCGTTGGCTACAATCCTGTCCTCCGCCATGATGCTGCGCTACTCCCTGAACCAGCCCGAAGCCGCCGATCGCATCGAGGCGGCGGTCAAGGCCGTGCTCGCGTCGGGACTGCGCACGGCGGACATCTGGTCCGAAGGCACCACGAAGGTCGGCACCCGCGCCATGGGCGATGCCGTCGTGGCCGCGATCACCAAAAAGACCATTACCAAGAGCTAGCAGCTCCGGTTCGTCGCGCGCCTCTCCCCGGCCGGACGAGCCGGGGAACCAGGATTCACTCGAAAGGCGTATGACGATGGCAATCTCCAAGGCACAACAACCGCTGGTCGGCCTGGTCGGCTGGCGCGGCATGGTCGGTTCGGTCCTGATGGACCGCATGCAGGCCGAAGGCGACTTCGGCCTCATCGAGCCGGCGTTCTTCTCGACCTCGAACGCCGGCGGCAAGGCGCCCGCCCAGGCGAAGAACGAAGCCGTCCTGAAGGACGCGTTCGACATCGAGGCGCTCAGGAAGTGCGACATCGTCATCACCTGCCAGGGCGGCGACTACACCACCGAGGTGTTCCCCAAGCTGCGCGCCGCCGGCTGGACCGGCCACTGGATCGACGCCGCGTCGACGCTGCGCATGCAGGACGACGCCGTCATCGTGCTCGACCCGGTCAACTCGCCGGTGATCCGCAACGCGCTCGCCAAGGGCGGCCGCAACTGGATCGGCGGCAACTGCACCGTCAGCTGCATGCTCATGGGCGTGGGCGCCCTCTACAAGGCCGGCCTGGTCGAGTGGATGAGCAGCATGACCTATCAGGCGGCCTCGGGCGGCGGCGCCCAGCACATGCGCGAGCTGCTCACCCAGTTCGGCACGCTCAATGCCGAGGTCAAGGCCCTGCTCGACGATCCCAAGTCGGCCATCCTCGAGATCGACCGCAAGGTGCTGCACCGCCAGCAGAGCCTGGGCGCGGCGGAGACCGAGAACTTCGGCGTTCCGCTGGGCGGCTCGCTCATTCCCTGGATCGACAAGGACCTGGGCATCGGCAAGCAGCGCGGCGACGACGGCTGGGGTGTCTCGCGCGAGGAATGGAAGGCCGGCGCCGAGACCAACAAGATCCTGGGCCAGGGCCCCGGCTTCGCCACCCCGGCGGTGCCGGTCGACGGCTTCTGCGTGCGCGTGGGCGCCATGCGCTGCCACAGCCAGGCGCTGACCTTCAAGCTGAAGAAGGACGTGCCGCTGGCCGACATCGAGGCCATGATCGCCGCCGACAACCAGTGGGTGCGCGTGGTGCCGAACACCCGCGAGGCCACGCTGAAGGACCTGACCCCCGTGGCCGTCACCGGCACGCTGGGCATCCCGGTGGGCCGGCTGCGCAAGATGGCCATGGGCCCCGAGTACCTCGGCGCCTTCACCATCGGCGACCAGCTGCTGTGGGGCGCGGCCGAGCCGCTGCGCCGCATGCTGCGCATCCTGCTGGACGCCTGACCGGCATTGGCTCCGCGCTGTAGCGAGTGGTTACAGCACGTTGTCGAGCCACAACAAGGATCGTGCTTCCGCCGAGCTTGACGGGGCCTGCCCGAACCTCAGGCCGGTTTCAGCTTGTTCGGCTAAAACATTGATGCTATGGTCCTTTTAGCAATTCCGCTCTCAAGGCGAACGCCCGCATGAAGAGAAAAAAACTGCCCGCCAACCGAGCAGTGGGGACCCCAACGATCGCGAACCGGACCTGGCAAGCCAGTGCTGTTGCGTTGTCCGTTGCCGCCGCGCTGAGCTTCCCCGCGACGGACGCCCACGCCTTGGCGCTCGGGCGCGTCACCGTCCAGTCGGCCCTCGGCGAACGCCTGCTCGCCGACATCGACCTGCCCGAGATCAACGGCGAGGAAGCCGCCAGTCTGCGCGCCGCCGTGGCCTCGCCGGCGGCCTACCGCGCGGCCGGGCTCGACTACAACCCCGCGTTGCAGGGCGTCAGCATCACGCTGCAGCGCCGCTCCGACGGCCGCTACTTCCTGCGCCTGCAGAGCGAGCGCGCCGTCAGCGAGCCGTTCGTCGACATGCTGGTCGAGACCAGCTGGTCGTCCGGCCGCATCACGCGCGACTTCACGCTGCTGCTCGATCCGCCGAGCCTGCGCCAGGGGCAGGCCCCGATCACGGCGCAAGCCGCTCCCGCCCCGGCCACGCCTTCTGCGGCAGCTCCTGCCGCCGGCGTGACGGCCGTCCCGCGTGCAGCGCGGCCGGTTGCCGCCGTCCGGCCGCCGGTCCAGGCCCAGGCTGCCGCTCCGTCTCCAGCCCCCGCGGCAGCACCCGCACCGGCCGGCGAGGGCAAGCAGGTCACCGTGCAGGGCGGCGACACCGCCGGCAAGATCGCTGCCGGCAACAAGCCCGCCACCGTCTCGCTCGACCAGATGCTGGTCGCGATGCTGCGCTCCAACCCGGACGCCTTCGTCGGCGGCAACATCAACCGGCTGCGCTCGGGCGCCGTCCTCAGCCTGCCCTCGCAGGCCCAGGCCGAGGCGGTCCCGCCTGCCGAGGCCACCCAGACCCTGGTGGCGCAGAGCCGCGACTTCAACGAATTCCGCCGGCGTCTGGCCGAAGGCGTGCCCACGGCCCCGGCCGGCGGCGCCGAGCGGCAGGCCAGCGGCAAGGTGCAGGCCCAGGTCGACGAGAAGAAGCCGGCCGCTTCCGCACCCGACAAGCTCACCCTGTCCAAGGGTGCCGTCCAGTCCAGGAGCTCCGCCGACGCCATCGCCACCCAGCGCGCCGCGCAGGACGAGGCCAAGCGCGTGGCCGAGCTCAACCAGAACATCAAGCAGCTGCAGGACCTGAGCAGTGCCGCCAGCGCACCCAAGGCCGGCGCAGCCGCCGCGCCGGGTGCGACCGCAGCCGCGCCGGGCAAGCCGGCCAGCGGCCCCGCCACCGGCGTGACGCTGCCGGTGGCCACCCCTGCCGCACCGGTCGCCGCCGCTGCCAGCGCGGCCTCAGCTCCGGCCGCCAGCGCTCCGGCTCCCGTGGCCCCTGTTGCCGCCGCTGTAGCCAGCGACGCCGCGCAAGCCGCTTCCGCCCCCCTGGCCGGCGCCAGTGCCACCCCGCTGGCCGCGACCACTGCGCCGGCCGCCGAGCCTGCCGCGGCCGCCTCGGCACCGCGCAAGAAGCCGTCCGTGCCGCCGCCCCCGCCGCCTGAACCCAGCTTCGTCGACGAACTGCTCGACAACCCGCTGATCCCCGCCGCCCTGGGCGGCGTGCTCGCCCTGCTGGCGGGCGTGGGCATCTGGAAGGTCCGCCAGCGCCGCAAGGCCACCCAGGTCGACAGTTCCTTCCTCGAGAGCCGCCTGCAGCCCGACTCGTTCTTCGGCGCCAGCGGCGGCCAGCGCGTCGACACGGCCGAAGGCGCGCCCACCGGTTCGTCGATGGTCTATTCGCCGAGCCAGCTCGATGCCGCCGGCGACGTCGACCCGGTGGCCGAGGCCGACGTGTACCTGGCCTACGGCCGCGACCTGCAGGCCGAGGAGATCCTCAAGGAAGCGCTGCGCACCAGCCCGCAACGCGTGGCCATCCACGTCAAGTTGCTCGAGATCTACGCCAAGCGGCGCGATGCCAAGGCGTTCGAGCAGGTGGCCAGCGAGGCCTACAGCCTGAGCCACGGCGAAGGCTCCGAATGGGCCCGCATCTGCGAACTGGGCCAGGAACTCGACCCGTCCAACTCGATGTATCGGCCGGGTGGCCAGCCGGTGACCACCGGCGCAGCCCCCGTGGCGGCAGCACCGGTCGCCGCAGCAGTGGCCGGCGCCGCGGCGGCCGCGGCCTTCACCGCCACTGCCAAGCAGGCTGCCGAGCCCGTGGCGCCCGCGGCCGATGTCGACCTCGACCTGGACTTCTCGCTCGACGACCCGGTCGACGCGGCGCCGGCGTTCGCCGCACCGCCCGCCGCCGAAGCGGTCGCCACGCAGGCCATGCCGGCCCAGCCGCTGCTCGACGATCCGCTGTCGATGGATTTCAGCGTGATCACGCCCGTGGCGCCGCTGGCCACGCCCGCGCCGGACCTCGCATCCGCCGACAACAGCCTCAACTTCGACCTGCCCGCGATCTCTGCGCCGGCTACGGCGGTGGCCACTCCGGCGCCCGCCGCCGACTCCGGCATGCTCGAGTTCGACCTCGGCGGCCTGTCGCTCGACCTGCCCGGCGCCGCGCCGGCCCGCGCCGAGGCAGCCGACACGGTCGAAGGCGAGATCAGCACCACCGGGCTGGACCTGTCGT includes the following:
- the asd gene encoding aspartate-semialdehyde dehydrogenase, which encodes MAISKAQQPLVGLVGWRGMVGSVLMDRMQAEGDFGLIEPAFFSTSNAGGKAPAQAKNEAVLKDAFDIEALRKCDIVITCQGGDYTTEVFPKLRAAGWTGHWIDAASTLRMQDDAVIVLDPVNSPVIRNALAKGGRNWIGGNCTVSCMLMGVGALYKAGLVEWMSSMTYQAASGGGAQHMRELLTQFGTLNAEVKALLDDPKSAILEIDRKVLHRQQSLGAAETENFGVPLGGSLIPWIDKDLGIGKQRGDDGWGVSREEWKAGAETNKILGQGPGFATPAVPVDGFCVRVGAMRCHSQALTFKLKKDVPLADIEAMIAADNQWVRVVPNTREATLKDLTPVAVTGTLGIPVGRLRKMAMGPEYLGAFTIGDQLLWGAAEPLRRMLRILLDA
- the leuB gene encoding 3-isopropylmalate dehydrogenase, translated to MKIAVLPGDGIGTEIVAEAVKVLKVLDLPLDMETALVGGAAYEAKGHPLPEDTLKLAKAADAILFGAVGDWKFDKLERQFRPEQAILGLRKHLGLFANFRPAICYEQLTHASSLKPELVAGLDILILRELTGDIYFGQPRGRRTATDGHFPGAEEAFDTMRYSRPEIERIAHVAFQAARKRNKHVTSVDKANVLETFQLWKDVVTEVGKEYPDVTLDHMYVDNAAMQLVKQPKFFDVVVTGNMFGDILSDEAAMLTGSIGMLPSASLNAGNQGLYEPSHGSAPDIAGKGVANPLATILSSAMMLRYSLNQPEAADRIEAAVKAVLASGLRTADIWSEGTTKVGTRAMGDAVVAAITKKTITKS
- a CDS encoding FimV/HubP family polar landmark protein; this encodes MKRKKLPANRAVGTPTIANRTWQASAVALSVAAALSFPATDAHALALGRVTVQSALGERLLADIDLPEINGEEAASLRAAVASPAAYRAAGLDYNPALQGVSITLQRRSDGRYFLRLQSERAVSEPFVDMLVETSWSSGRITRDFTLLLDPPSLRQGQAPITAQAAPAPATPSAAAPAAGVTAVPRAARPVAAVRPPVQAQAAAPSPAPAAAPAPAGEGKQVTVQGGDTAGKIAAGNKPATVSLDQMLVAMLRSNPDAFVGGNINRLRSGAVLSLPSQAQAEAVPPAEATQTLVAQSRDFNEFRRRLAEGVPTAPAGGAERQASGKVQAQVDEKKPAASAPDKLTLSKGAVQSRSSADAIATQRAAQDEAKRVAELNQNIKQLQDLSSAASAPKAGAAAAPGATAAAPGKPASGPATGVTLPVATPAAPVAAAASAASAPAASAPAPVAPVAAAVASDAAQAASAPLAGASATPLAATTAPAAEPAAAASAPRKKPSVPPPPPPEPSFVDELLDNPLIPAALGGVLALLAGVGIWKVRQRRKATQVDSSFLESRLQPDSFFGASGGQRVDTAEGAPTGSSMVYSPSQLDAAGDVDPVAEADVYLAYGRDLQAEEILKEALRTSPQRVAIHVKLLEIYAKRRDAKAFEQVASEAYSLSHGEGSEWARICELGQELDPSNSMYRPGGQPVTTGAAPVAAAPVAAAVAGAAAAAAFTATAKQAAEPVAPAADVDLDLDFSLDDPVDAAPAFAAPPAAEAVATQAMPAQPLLDDPLSMDFSVITPVAPLATPAPDLASADNSLNFDLPAISAPATAVATPAPAADSGMLEFDLGGLSLDLPGAAPARAEAADTVEGEISTTGLDLSSVDGDDPLATKLALAQEFNAIGDADGARSLAQEVIAEASGDLKNKAQRFLAEIG